A window of the Plasmodium falciparum 3D7 genome assembly, chromosome: 3 genome harbors these coding sequences:
- a CDS encoding EH domain-containing protein, giving the protein MSLYMVERMRKLLYRTEEETVVYDNVLEGLYSLYKTYILDLEKEFMYYHFYKPLLTSGDFLSKPMILLLGQYSTGKTTFIKHLIEKEYCGMRIGPEPTTDKFVAVMYNEKEQLIPGNALVSDITKPFSQLESFGNSFLSKLECSNTSSEVLKSVTIIDTPGVLSGIKQISRGYDFEKVIYWFAQRVDLILLIFDAHKLDISDEFRRCIQAIKGQDSKIRIILNKADTINTQQLMRVYGSLMWSLGIVINTPEVNRVYIGSFWDKKLMHDENRTIFEEEASDLYKEISKIPRNSTMVRLNDFIKRCRTLKVHIYLLTHLRKKLPFFKKFLNKRKIVNSLEKIYEEVSKDYNLPLGDFPPVQFMKEKLLDMDWMRIPKLETKKIDRINKVLNTHIPQLLEMIPKESVTVEVSRFENQEGTIVENKLTPFLELTSGEIPLWVKQKYLLSPIDTSKYSDDFYKLGPDDFGKLSGEQVKQDLIKSKLPSAVLHKIWNLADITEDGYLDLFEYSLARHFIEMKIEGFDLPAKVPKDIIK; this is encoded by the coding sequence ATGTCATTATATATGGTTGAAAGGATGAGGAAGCTTTTGTACAGAACTGAGGAGGAGACAGTGGTATATGACAATGTGCTGGAAGGTCtgtattcattatataaaacatatatattagattTAGAAAAGGAGTTTatgtattatcatttttataaaccaTTATTAACAAGTGGTGATTTTTTATCAAAACCTATGATATTATTGTTAGGTCAATATTCCACAGGTAAGACAACATTTATTAAACATTTAattgaaaaagaatattGTGGTATGAGAATAGGTCCTGAACCTACTACTGATAAATTTGTAGCTGTTATGTATAATGAGAAAGAACAATTAATACCAGGTAATGCTTTAGTAAGTGATATTACGAAACCATTTTCACAACTAGAAAGTTTTGGTAATAGttttttatcaaaattaGAATGTTCTAATACATCTAGCGAAGTATTAAAATCTGTAACGATTATTGATACACCAGGTGTATTAAGTGGAATAAAGCAAATAAGTCGTGGTTACGATTTcgaaaaagtaatatattgGTTTGCACAACGAGttgatttaatattattaatttttgatGCTCATAAATTAGATATATCTGATGAATTTAGAAGATGTATACAAGCAATTAAAGGACAAGATTCTAAAATTcgtataatattaaataaagcgGATACAATAAATACTCAACAATTAATGAGAGTTTATGGTTCATTAATGTGGTCTTTAGGTATTGTTATAAATACCCCAGAAGTTAATAGGGTATATATAGGATCCTTTTgggataaaaaattaatgcaTGATGAAAATAGAACAATATTTGAAGAAGAAGCTTCtgatttatataaagaaatttcGAAAATTCCTAGAAATTCTACAATGGTTAGATTAaatgattttattaaaagatgtCGAACTTTAAaagttcatatatatttattaacacacttaagaaaaaaattaccattttttaaaaaattcttaaataaaagaaaaattgtAAATTctttagaaaaaatatatgaggAGGTATCTAAAGATTATAATTTACCACTGGGAGATTTCCCTCCTGTACAATTtatgaaagaaaaattattagatATGGATTGGATGAGAATTCCTAAAttagaaacaaaaaaaatcgATAGGATAAATAAAGTtttaaatacacatataccACAATTATTAGAAATGATTCCGAAAGAATCTGTTACTGTTGAAGTGTCAAGATTTGAAAATCAAGAAGGTACAATTGTCGAAAATAAACTAACACCATTTTTAGAGTTAACATCAGGAGAAATACCCTTATGggtaaaacaaaaatatttattaagcCCAATTGATACTTCAAAATATTCTGATGATTTTTATAAACTAGGTCCAGATGATTTTGGAAAATTATCAGGAGAACAAGTTAAACAAGATCtaataaaaagtaaattaCCAAGTGCCGTTCTACATAAAATATGGAATTTGGCGGATATAACAGAAGATGGATATCTCGATCTTTTCGAATATTCCTTAGCTAGACATTTCATAGAAATGAAAATTGAGGGGTTCGACTTACCTGCCAAGGTACCCAaggatattattaaataa
- a CDS encoding inner membrane complex protein 1a, putative has product MFNACQLKSNCCNEEAEEMRQSMNGKYEDLYGEHIINENSDLKKIIEGKPDLDKAVEIGQHTEREYVAITAYQPVDIVTRTVEVPFVRTIETTVPKIVYEEKIKEVPRYIAKYVEKVVEVPEVKFVDKIVDVPDIQYCLKYVPKVEIQENIIKRPVFHKKFVEKIVEVPKVKEMKRFHEVETVEYVIKYIPKDASKKTKKENETTACINETNDETNNEEEGRNVERGYIEHPNLNIRNGARLIMNGPPVVQQEGIIIEHPTTEMHTSITSSGTRENVSCFCNKNVQGNRQTNCYSLSGSCMCNPRTMGELKEKTNTMLHNPRIEQVFKPKIVKNIEVQKHVPISVDVPVPYMVPKPVVVNVEVPVLKFRDTFVPVPVRRKIIPKIKWISDVYQVDCIKEKPYLKIQDVIKPIPCDVDIKYRKYMEKACAVNPNELAQDDVHAMWMRVNAHLAEKKKKEYGEFYPYYKNEEENGNKMEENESTNEEICKEEEIIYLEEDEEREFINKNENINNTEIKEDSNGKEINENINNKEINENINNKEINENSNGKEINNNSNGKEINNNSNGKEINNNSNGKEINNNSNGKEIHKNLSVTKENHNIYKNEINNDFAHINNDEKEKVIAEEHIFVRNKSNIETEKAYDIFNVSKELRFKDDNKMLQTNYDINLNLNENEKTYLFENSDIFMNEMKEDIEKNKNNNTSNKYIEEQLTASLYPSHPLAMTYLQNKWIQTDTLKTHELYNNDFIRASVNANYNLQSGNIVMSDIMRNNEFLKSANPIISPFSPGNIRNLENYYNNLIIQNLDQQNKQSNYYEHMNNQINYDNYNNYENFENHQIKLYEQIIKEEQQNEKSNSKCCNYFCDK; this is encoded by the exons atgtttaatGCTTGTCAATTAAAAAGTAATTGTTGCAATGAGGAGGCAGAGGAAATGAGGCAATCTATGAATGGAAAATATGAAGATTTATATGGAGAAcacataataaatgaaaattcggatttaaaaaaaattattgaagGGAAACCAGATCTTGACAAAGCTGTTGAAATAGGTCAACACACTGAAAGAGAATAc gtTGCTATAACGGCTTATCAACCGGTTGATATTGTTACAAGAACAGTAGAAGTTCCTTTTGTTAGAACCATAGAAACTACTGTTCCAAAGATTGTGTATGAAGAAAAGATAAAGGAAGTACCAAGATATATCGCGAAATATGTAGAAAAG GTTGTTGAAGTTCCTGAAGTAAAGTTTGTAGACAAAATTGTCGACGTACCCGATATACAGTATTGTCTTAAGTATGTACCAAAGGTAGAGAtacaagaaaatattataaaacgaCCAGTATTTCACAAGAAGTTTGTAGAGAAAATAGTTGAAGTACCTAAAGtcaaagaaatgaaaagatTTCATGAAGTGGAAACTGTTGAATATGTTATAAA gTATATTCCCAAGGATGCTTCCAAAAAGACgaagaaagaaaatgaaacTACAGCATGTATAAACGAAACAAACGATGAAACAAATAATGAAGAGGAAGGCAGAAATGTAGAACGGGGGTATATAGAACATcctaatttaaatattagaAATGGTGCCCGATTAATTATGAATGGTCCTCCTGTAGTACAACAAGAGGGTATAATTATAGAGCATCCTACTACGGAAATGCATACGTCTATTACTTCTTCTGGTACACGAGAGAACGTTTCTTgtttttgtaataaaaatgttcaaGGTAATAGACAAACAAATTGTTATAGCCTTAGTGGGTCTTGTATGTGTAATCCACGAACCATGGGTGAATTGAAAGAGAAGACTAATACTATGTTACATAATCCAAGAATTGAACAAGTATTTAAGCCTAAAATCGTAAAGAATATAGAAGTACAAAAACATGTTCCTATATCTGTTGATGTTCCTGTGCCTTATATGGTACCTAAACCAGTTGTGGTTAATGTGGAAGTGCCTGTATTAAAATTTAGAGATACGTTTGTTCCTGTACCGGTgagaagaaaaattattcCAAAAATTAAGTGGATATCAGATGTATATCAAGTAGATTGTATAAAAGAGAAGCCTTACTTAAAGATACAAGATGTTATAAAACCAATACCATGTGATgttgatataaaatataggaAGTATATGGAAAAGGCTTGTGCAGTTAATCCAAATGAGTTAGCTCAAGATGATGTTCATGCTATGTGGATGAGAGTAAATGCTCATTTAGcagagaaaaaaaagaaggaatATGGTGAATTCTATCCATattataaaa atgaagaagaaaatggaAACAAAATGGAGGAGAACGAAAGTACGAACGAAGAAATTTGTAAAGAGGAAGAAATTATATACTTAGAAGAAGACGAAGAAAGGGaatttattaacaaaaatgaaaatataaataatacagaAATAAAGGAAGATTCAAATggtaaagaaataaatgaaaatataaataataaagaaataaatgaaaatataaataataaagaaataaatgaaaattcaaatggtaaagaaataaataacaattcAAATggtaaagaaataaataacaattcAAATggtaaagaaataaataacaattcAAATggtaaagaaataaataacaattcAAATGGTAaagaaatacataaaaatttgAGTGTTACAAAAgaaaatcataatatatataaaaatgaaataaataatgattttgcacatattaataatgatgaaaaagagAAAGTTATTGCAGAAgaacatatatttgttagaaataaaagtaatatagAAACAGAAAAAGCATATGACATATTTAATGTATCAAAAGAATTACGATttaaagatgataataaaatgcTTCAGACAAATTATGATATTAATTTGAACTtgaatgaaaatgaaaaaacatATCTTTTTGAAAACTcagatatatttatgaatgaaatgaaagaagatatagaaaaaaataaaaataataacacgtcaaataaatatattgaagaACAACTCACTGCCTCTTTATATCCATCACATCCATTAGCTATGacatatttacaaaataaatggATACAAACAGATACATTAAAAACACATGAACTTTACAATAATGATTTTATTAGAGCTAGTGTAAATGCAAACTATAATTTACAAAGTGGAAATATAGTAATGTCAGATATTATGAGAAATaatgaatttttaaaaagtgcCAATCCAATTATATCACCATTCAGTCCTGGTAATATTCGTAATttagaaaattattataataatttaataattcagAATTTAGATCAACAAAACAAACAATCCAATTATTATGAACACATGAATAACCaaataaattatgataactataataattatgaaaattttgaaaatcaccaaataaaattatatgaacaaatCATAAAAGAGGaacaacaaaatgaaaagtCAAATAGTAAATGTTGTAACTATTTTTGtgataaataa
- a CDS encoding IBR domain protein, putative has translation MNIPKEQNKNDQINVTIEYGKDKKMKVIKTPINDTKKNNIINHNYDYSNINDKYNNTSDCYLMNNEDGINLYLNYYKKNFLKFQENNLYNVYELKDIEKKMELAILEIMNLINIQYDYAYHFLKAYNFNSNDLLENWFNNSKKVLTKLKLSHLKEEDILNNNNNNNIDEPMIKQKKEQFVHNCKQEKFICPILFLECDIEDTYTLSCGHKYSKECLKNYLKTSLHNDFEDDIITKECIDLKCNKIIKKNDWKNICEEKDYEKYLYTLLHIYIKKSKDLKKCPNKPCPYIIQSVMLNNNNVICKCGYHFCFECLHEFHRPLLCSYIKKWYELENNDDHNMKWIHAYTKMCPNCNKPIEKNSGCMNVKCICGYSFCWLCLDNWKNHKGGFYKCNKYLEHNSKYNEQKKQKKKTDKKKDDTVKTYDDEKEDTDKTHDNDNIQNNREEKRNSHLILNRYNHFKSRFNDHQYAENFSIHTQLLFLYNFCKNYNIHLHKMKFFEDAIIQIIKCRKILKWSYTYAYFSNWKSDNQKHLFEYHQGELEKNLDILQTKTEDINLTQFKNNTDNDTVRDIQQITQMIDIFFKNICEFMENNFV, from the coding sequence ATGAACATAccaaaagaacaaaataagaACGATCAAATTAATGTTACCATAGAATATGGAAAagacaaaaaaatgaaagtaaTTAAAACACCCATAAATGATAccaagaaaaataatatcattaaccataattatgattattcaaatataaacgataaatataataacacaTCTGATTGTTATTTAATGAATAATGAAGATGGTATAAATTTGtacttaaattattataaaaagaatttctTGAAATttcaagaaaataatttatataatgtttatgaattaaaagatatagaaaaaaaaatggaactAGCCATTTTAGAAATTAtgaatttaattaatatacaaTATGATTATGCTTATCATTTTCTAAAagcatataattttaattcaaatgatttattagaaaattggtttaataattcaaaaaaagtattaacaaaattaaaGTTATCTCATTTGAAGGaagaagatatattaaataataataataataataatatagatgaaCCCatgataaaacaaaaaaaagaacaatttGTACATAATTGTAAAcaagaaaaatttatttgTCCCATCTTATTTTTAGAATGTGATATAGAAGATACATATACTTTGTCATGTGGACATAAATATTCAAAAGaatgtttaaaaaattatttgaaaaCCTCATTACACAATGATTTTGAAGatgatattattactaaAGAATGTATAGATCTAAAgtgtaataaaataattaaaaaaaacgactggaaaaatatttgtgaagaaaaagattatgaaaaatatttatataccttattacatatatatataaaaaaaagtaaagatttaaaaaaatgtccAAACAAACCATGTCCATATATAATTCAGTCTGTCatgttaaataataacaatgtcATCTGTAAATGTGGATATCACTTCTGTTTTGAATGTTTACATGAATTTCATAGACCTCttttatgttcatatattaaaaaatggtaTGAACtcgaaaataatgatgatcatAATATGAAATGGATACATGCATATACAAAAATGTGTCCTAATTGTAATAAACCTATCGAAAAAAATTCTGGATGTATGAATGTCAAATGCATATGTGGTTATAGCTTTTGTTGGTTATGTCTTGATAATTGGAAAAATCATAAAGGTGgattttataaatgtaaCAAGTATTTGGAACATAACTCCAAATATAACGAacagaaaaaacaaaaaaaaaaaactgataaaaaaaaagatgacaCCGTAAAAActtatgatgatgaaaaagaGGACACAGACAAAACACATGACaatgataatatacaaaaCAATCGTgaggaaaaaagaaattctcATCTGATACTCAACAGatataatcattttaaaTCAAGATTTAATGATCATCAGTATGCTGAAAACTTTTCTATACATACACAACTactctttttatataacttctgtaaaaattataacattCATTTACATAAAATGAAGTTCTTTGAAGATGCCATTattcaaattataaaatgtagaaaaatattaaaatggtCCTATACATATGCATACTTCTCAAATTGGAAAAGTGATAATCAGAAACATCTTTTTGAATATCATCAAGGAGAACTAGAAAAAAATCTTGATATCTTACAAACCAAAACAGAAGATATAAACTTAAcacaatttaaaaataatacagaTAATGATACTGTTAGGGACATACAACAAATTACTCAAATgattgatatattttttaaaaatatttgtgaatttatggaaaataattttgtttag
- a CDS encoding inner membrane complex protein 1e, putative yields MVKCNDSNQSKNCTRNFCNVNEEDRKEEGMMSQKDNENMYNPNDIHNNNYNNYYTNNYSVEKNKFSQNSMNQENYENFVDCPPQNARILKPLIQEKIVEIMKPEIEEKIIEVPQVQYIEKLVEVPHVILQEKLIHIPKPVIHERIKKCSKTIFQEKIVEVPQIKVVDKIVEVPQYVYQEKIIEVPKIMVQERIIPVPKKIVKEKIVEIPQIELKNIDIEKVQEIPEYIPEVVQKDIPYTQIVDRPYHVEKIVEVPHVQHIYRNIVSPQYRHIPKPVEIPMAHYRTFPVEKIVDRNVPVPVELQIVQEFLCPKIEARYKEIPVPVHVQRIIEHPIPKDAMNNPHLLPLYYQEDNNIEMSTNKKNTMEQNKNKNCFIFNLNRNDSRNSSHASPSVELLLHNDKSQKQFYNNHTNKKTSIISNPNVFNNYNQNGTLNQFNPNDNINNNMEHIIHHNNNNIPSNVNFKSFHDNVITHNKINNNMPYENNTVLKNNYSVNIPQTYTTKEFANNIYSSPSPVLSSSHTEHA; encoded by the coding sequence ATGGTCAAGTGTAATGATTCCAACCAGAGCAAAAATTGTACCCGCAATTTTTGCAATGTAAATGAGGAAGATAGAAAAGAAGAAGGCATGATGTCACAAAAGGATAAcgaaaatatgtataatccaaatgatattcataataataattataataattattatactaataattattctgttgaaaaaaataagtttTCACAAAATAGTATGAACCAAGAAAACTATGAAAATTTTGTAGATTGTCCTCCACAAAATGCCCGTATCTTAAAACCATTAATACAAGAAAAAATCGTCGAAATAATGAAACCAGAaattgaagaaaaaattattgaaGTTCCACAAGTacaatatatagaaaaattagTTGAAGTTCCTCATGTTATATTACAAGAAAAGTTAATACATATACCTAAACCTGTGATACatgaaagaataaaaaaatgctCAAAAACCATATTCCAAGAAAAAATTGTAGAGGTACCACAAATTAAAGTAGTTGATAAAATTGTTGAAGTACCACAATATGTTTatcaagaaaaaataatagaagTACCAAAAATTATGGTACAAGAAAGAATTATACCTGttccaaaaaaaattgttaaagaaaaaattgtaGAAATACCACAAAtcgaattaaaaaatattgatatagAAAAAGTACAAGAAATACCAGAATATATACCAGAAGTTGTACAAAAAGATATACCATATACACAAATTGTAGATAGACCTTATCATGTTGAAAAAATTGTTGAAGTACCACATgtacaacatatatatagaaatattgtTTCACCACAATACAGACATATACCAAAACCAGTAGAAATTCCTATGGCACATTATAGAACATTTCCTGTAGAAAAAATAGTTGACAGAAATGTACCTGTCCCTGTAGAATTACAAATAGTTCAAGAATTCTTATGCCCAAAAATAGAAGCaagatataaagaaatacCTGTACCTGTTCATGTTCAACGAATTATTGAACACCCTATACCAAAAGATGCTATGAATAACCCACATCTATTACCATTATATTATcaagaagataataatatagagatgtcaacaaataaaaaaaatactatggaacaaaataaaaataaaaactgttttatttttaatcttAATAGAAATGATTCCAGAAATTCTAGTCATGCAAGTCCATCAgttgaattattattacataatgataaaagccaaaaacaattttataataaccaTACTAATAAAAAAACTTCTATCATAAGTAATCCAAATGTTTTTAACAACTATAATCAAAATGGTACTCTCAATCAATTTAAtccaaatgataatataaataataatatggaacatataatacatcataataataataatataccttCAAATGTAAATTTCAAATCTTTTCATGATAATGTTATAACACAtaacaaaattaataataacatgccttatgaaaataacacagtcttaaaaaataattattctgTAAACATCCCACAAACATATACTACAAAGGAATTtgcaaataatatttattcctCACCTTCTCCTGTCTTATCATCATCCCACACTGAACACgcataa
- a CDS encoding phosphatidylethanolamine-binding protein, putative, protein MFNLKYVVLLWYYLCSVQFIWGDIKLVNSDFGEHHCDSDKVKILDSKFYNKDCGGENALPTFEWLDKNKGTKSYVITLTSMNNSTKVVHFIAWNIPRHINLINNFTNFEEMNAVVGLNSFKKRSYEGPCSTNELREQSTECLKFSIYALKNERIELSDDADYFELIAYLKRMSREEHIVIDNLYLYSLCIPKKKIHI, encoded by the exons ATGTTTAACCTTAAATATGTAGTCCTACTATGGTATTATCTTTGTAGTGTCCAATTTATTTGGGGAGATATTAAGTTGGTAAATTCAG ATTTTGGAGAACATCATTGCGATAGCGAcaaagtaaaaatattagATTCCAAATTTTATAACAAAGATTGTGGTGGAGAGAATGCATTGCCCACATTTGAATGGCTAGATAAAAACAAAGGAACAAAATCTTATGTTATAACATTGACAAGCATGAATAATTCGACTAAGGTTGTTCATTTTATAGCATGGAATATACCTAGACATATAAatctaataaataattttacaaaCTTTGAAGAAATGAATGCCGTAGTTGGTTtaaattcttttaaaaaaagaagttaTGAAGGTCCATGTTCTACTAATGAGTTACGAGAGCAATCAACTGAATGTTTAAAATTTAGCATATACGCGCTaa AAAATGAACGTATAGAACTTTCTGATGATGCAGATTATTTTGAATTAATAGCGTACTTGAAAAGAATGAGTAGAGAGGAACATATTGTTAttgataatttatatttatattcattatgtatacccaaaaaaaaaatacacatataa